The Ketobacter alkanivorans genome includes the window TTTACTGGCTGCCTGGTTCGGAGTCCATCAAGGCCATGCCCCACTACGCGCTTTAAGTGAGGCCATGCGGGATATTCAAGCTGATCGTTTAGATGTGCGACTGGATACGGACACGGTACCGGCGGAATTGATCACGTTGGTCGATTCCTTTAACCGCATGATCAGCCGGCTTGAGGAAAGCTTTGAAAAATTGTCTTACTTTTCGGCGGATATTGCCCACGAATTACGCACACCCCTTACCAACTTGATAACCCAAACCCAGGTGGGGCTTGGCAAGTCAAGAAGCCTTGAGGAATACAGGGAGTTACTGTATTCCAATCTGGAAGAGCAGGAACGCTTGACAAAGATGGTCAACGATATGCTATGGCTTGCCCAGAACGACAATGGTTTACTCGATCCCGATTGGGAATCGTTAGATTTGGTGCAGGAAGTCAGAGCCACCTTTGAATTCTTTGAAGCGCTGGCAGATGAGAAAGGTGTTCGCTTACAAGTCGAGGGTAAGGCCAGCTCAATGACCGGAGATCGAGCGATGTTGCGACGGGTATTATCGAATCTGCTTTCCAATGCTATTCGGTTTACACCCCGTGGCAAAGACGTGAGTGTAAGAGTATCGGATAGCACTGCATCAACGAACTTGGTTGTTGAAAACCCTGGTGCCGAAATTCCAGGTGAACACCTGCCACGGTTGTTTGATCGGTTTTACCGGGTTGATCCGTCACGAAAGCGGGAAAGCGAAGGCGCAGGACTTGGCCTAGCGATTGTCCGTTCCATTGTGGAAGCGCATGGTGGCACCGTTGATGCAAATTCCCAACGAGGACGAACCTCATTCAGCATTAGCTTCCCCCGTAAAACATCTAATTGATCAGCAAGTTCTTGCTTTATCAACGCATGGCACTTAAGCAAAAGGGGCTTTGTACGTTGGGTATTACTGGATAAAGCATGTGTTAAAGTGGTCATTCGTGCCGAGTTTTTCGCAACGGTTCAAGGAGTTGTGGCATATAGCCGACAGGATAATCTGGCTCAGATGCAATACCCAGATCGTCGCTGCCTATCACGCGGTCACCATCATAGTACCACGTTCCTAACAGGTGGTCGGTAAAGGTTGTGAAAAGACCGAAGTTTACATCGCCTTCTTCTGCAGTGTTCAAATGGTGGAAGCGATGCACTGCGTTGATTGCCAACACAAACTTTAAAGGACCCGCATAGTAAGCAACGTTGGAGTGTTGCAACAGGAGCTGTAGGGTGACCGCCGTTGCGAGCAATACCATTATCTCCGTTGGTGCCCCCATTAACAGCAAAGTAGCTACTCCGGCGGTTGTTTCAATTAGCTGATGTAGTGGGTGCTTCATCAGCCCATTAAATCCGTACATTCGCTTAACGCTGTGGTGAATCGC containing:
- a CDS encoding heavy metal sensor histidine kinase, producing MANVSLANRRPLSLNNRVMLFVAIAITLSLLLIGYLVQKTVERHFEEQDADELVVITHAVEEALEKASKERVTPESILDKAVSGHHGVYFQVWDANYQLIFGSADFQPPAHLPTLAPLSRIHADNLYQWEIEDKVYRGAISLLHIGDARYRVVAAIDMGFHIHFLESFSHTLWLIMILAGVVTLLAAWFGVHQGHAPLRALSEAMRDIQADRLDVRLDTDTVPAELITLVDSFNRMISRLEESFEKLSYFSADIAHELRTPLTNLITQTQVGLGKSRSLEEYRELLYSNLEEQERLTKMVNDMLWLAQNDNGLLDPDWESLDLVQEVRATFEFFEALADEKGVRLQVEGKASSMTGDRAMLRRVLSNLLSNAIRFTPRGKDVSVRVSDSTASTNLVVENPGAEIPGEHLPRLFDRFYRVDPSRKRESEGAGLGLAIVRSIVEAHGGTVDANSQRGRTSFSISFPRKTSN
- a CDS encoding sterol desaturase family protein — encoded protein: MRQTIELLVRTLYLPFFLLIGNGVAVYWISEGYSKPWLVAWVLIFIGFSFLAEQLAAYDIAFNTPAGDQKRDTLHATINESLTIAGLFSLPLVGDSLTLGAIWPNDWPLALEFILAILIADVGITLAHYASHRLRVLWRLHAIHHSVKRMYGFNGLMKHPLHQLIETTAGVATLLLMGAPTEIMVLLATAVTLQLLLQHSNVAYYAGPLKFVLAINAVHRFHHLNTAEEGDVNFGLFTTFTDHLLGTWYYDGDRVIGSDDLGIASEPDYPVGYMPQLLEPLRKTRHE